The following are encoded in a window of Mycobacterium sp. ELW1 genomic DNA:
- a CDS encoding MmpS family transport accessory protein, giving the protein MSDNKRRQRLVQWPRVALTVGGVLVAATATTFVVRTGDAASTIADSSTTPTRTVVAIPGPRTSTPAPAPVTVTLPGLPVETPVRVTPPSPAAAPMAQAMVDPAEIVYTVAGNQRPDDPVTITYADEVGALRTVENVSLPWRLTVVPTVPVNYVTASSNGSQLNCWITDARGATVAAATDNTISATCNR; this is encoded by the coding sequence GTGAGCGACAACAAGCGCCGGCAGCGGCTGGTCCAGTGGCCCCGCGTGGCGCTGACCGTCGGCGGCGTCCTGGTCGCCGCCACCGCGACGACGTTCGTGGTGCGGACCGGGGACGCCGCCAGCACGATCGCGGATTCGAGCACCACGCCGACCCGCACGGTGGTGGCAATCCCCGGTCCCCGGACGTCGACCCCGGCGCCGGCCCCGGTCACCGTCACCCTCCCCGGCCTGCCGGTGGAGACGCCGGTCCGGGTCACGCCGCCCAGCCCGGCCGCCGCCCCGATGGCCCAGGCGATGGTCGATCCCGCCGAGATCGTCTACACCGTGGCGGGCAATCAGCGGCCCGACGATCCGGTGACGATCACCTATGCCGACGAGGTGGGCGCCCTGCGGACCGTGGAGAACGTCTCACTGCCCTGGCGGCTGACCGTCGTCCCGACCGTGCCCGTCAACTACGTGACCGCCAGCAGCAACGGAAGTCAGCTGAACTGCTGGATCACCGATGCGCGCGGGGCCACCGTGGCCGCCGCGACCGACAACACCATCTCGGCGACCTGTAACCGCTAG
- a CDS encoding TetR/AcrR family transcriptional regulator → MSELADTAERKSARTASGDRPAASAPRRGSRLPRDERRGQLLIAASEVFVDRGYHAAGMDEIADRAGVSKPVLYQHFSSKLELYLAVLNRHVENLVSGVRQALRTTTDNRQRLRAAVQAFFDFIEHDGQGYRLIFENDYVTEPQVASQVKVATEACTDAVFDLISRDSGLDPHRARMIAVGLVAISVDCARYWLDADRPVSKETAVDGTVQFAWGGLSHVPLTRS, encoded by the coding sequence ATGAGCGAACTCGCCGACACGGCCGAGCGGAAGTCCGCTCGAACAGCCAGTGGCGACCGTCCCGCCGCCAGCGCCCCGCGGCGCGGGAGCCGTCTGCCGCGCGATGAGCGGCGTGGCCAGCTACTGATCGCGGCCAGCGAGGTCTTCGTCGACCGCGGCTACCACGCCGCCGGAATGGACGAGATCGCCGACCGGGCCGGTGTCAGCAAACCCGTTCTGTACCAACACTTTTCGAGCAAGCTCGAGCTCTATTTGGCCGTCCTGAACCGGCATGTCGAGAACCTGGTGTCCGGGGTTCGGCAGGCCCTGCGGACCACCACCGACAACCGCCAGCGACTGCGCGCCGCAGTACAGGCCTTCTTCGATTTCATCGAGCACGACGGCCAGGGCTACCGGCTGATCTTCGAGAACGACTACGTCACCGAGCCGCAGGTCGCCTCGCAGGTCAAGGTGGCCACCGAAGCCTGCACCGACGCGGTGTTCGATTTGATCAGCCGCGACTCCGGACTGGATCCGCATCGCGCCCGGATGATCGCGGTGGGCCTGGTGGCGATCAGCGTCGACTGCGCCCGGTACTGGCTGGATGCCGACCGCCCGGTCTCCAAGGAGACCGCGGTCGACGGGACGGTGCAGTTCGCCTGGGGCGGACTGTCACACGTCCCGCTGACGCGCTCCTAG
- a CDS encoding DUF3107 domain-containing protein: MEVKIGVTDSPRELVFASSQTPAEVEELVTSAFAKDGPDVLSLSDDKGRRFLVQTAKISYVEIGVADVRRVGFGIGAGGAAGA; encoded by the coding sequence GTGGAGGTCAAGATCGGTGTCACGGACAGTCCGCGTGAGCTCGTGTTCGCCAGCTCCCAGACGCCCGCTGAGGTCGAAGAGCTGGTGACCTCGGCGTTCGCCAAGGACGGCCCGGATGTGCTGAGCCTGAGCGACGACAAGGGCCGCCGCTTCCTGGTGCAGACCGCCAAGATCAGCTATGTCGAAATCGGTGTCGCTGACGTGCGGCGAGTCGGGTTCGGGATCGGTGCCGGCGGTGCTGCCGGCGCGTAG
- a CDS encoding DEAD/DEAH box helicase, with protein sequence MTPLTIHPQISFAQLGVRDEIVRALSEEGKEFAFAIQEQTLPMALAGDDLIGQARTGMGKTLAFGVPLLHRITTDTSRPLTGTPRALVVVPTRELCLQVHGDLVAASKYLKADESRKLTVTAIYGGRPYEPQIEALQKGVDVVVGTPGRLLDLAQQGHLQLGGLSVLVLDEADEMLDLGFLPDIERILKQIPTERQAMLFSATMPDPIITLARTFMKQPTHIRAEGVQGAATHDTTEQFVYRAHALDKVEMVSRILQAEGRGATMIFTRTKRTAQKVSDELAERGFKVGAVHGDLGQIAREKALKSFRNGDIDVLVATDVAARGIDIDDITHVINYQIPEDEQAYVHRIGRTGRAGKTGIAITLVDWDELERWSMIDKALKLDCADPAETYSNSPHFYEELNIPTDAGGTVGAARKSQGAKSQSAKSQDGTRISSADSNRERPSRNRSRRRTRGGDGATGHTATQSDAPADGDKPAEGGDDSPARKRRRRRRPRNAAEAPATAG encoded by the coding sequence ATGACCCCACTGACAATTCATCCCCAGATTTCATTCGCCCAGCTCGGAGTGCGTGACGAGATCGTCCGGGCACTGTCCGAAGAGGGCAAGGAATTCGCCTTCGCCATCCAGGAGCAGACCCTGCCGATGGCGCTGGCAGGCGACGACCTGATCGGCCAGGCCCGCACCGGCATGGGCAAGACCCTCGCCTTCGGTGTGCCGCTGCTGCACCGCATCACCACCGACACCAGCCGGCCGCTGACCGGAACTCCGCGCGCGCTGGTCGTGGTGCCGACCCGAGAGCTGTGTCTGCAGGTCCACGGCGACCTCGTCGCCGCATCGAAGTACCTCAAGGCCGATGAATCCCGCAAGCTGACCGTCACCGCCATCTACGGCGGCCGCCCGTACGAACCGCAGATCGAGGCGCTCCAAAAGGGCGTCGACGTCGTCGTCGGCACCCCGGGCCGGCTGCTCGACCTGGCCCAGCAGGGCCACCTGCAGCTCGGCGGCCTGTCGGTGCTGGTCCTCGACGAGGCCGACGAAATGCTGGACCTGGGCTTCCTGCCCGACATCGAGCGGATCCTCAAGCAGATCCCGACCGAGCGGCAGGCCATGCTGTTCTCGGCGACCATGCCGGACCCGATCATCACGCTGGCCCGCACCTTCATGAAGCAGCCCACCCACATCCGCGCCGAGGGTGTGCAGGGGGCCGCGACCCACGACACCACCGAGCAGTTCGTCTACCGCGCCCACGCACTGGACAAGGTCGAGATGGTCAGCCGCATCCTGCAGGCGGAGGGCCGCGGCGCGACGATGATCTTCACCCGGACCAAGCGGACCGCGCAAAAGGTGTCCGACGAGCTGGCCGAGCGCGGGTTCAAGGTCGGCGCCGTGCACGGCGACCTGGGCCAGATCGCCCGCGAGAAGGCGCTCAAGTCGTTCCGCAACGGCGACATCGACGTGCTGGTGGCTACCGATGTCGCAGCGCGCGGCATTGATATCGACGACATCACGCACGTGATCAACTACCAGATCCCCGAGGACGAGCAGGCCTACGTGCACCGCATCGGGCGCACCGGCCGGGCCGGCAAGACCGGCATCGCCATCACCCTGGTGGACTGGGATGAGCTGGAACGCTGGTCGATGATCGACAAGGCCCTCAAGCTGGACTGCGCCGATCCCGCCGAGACCTACTCGAACTCCCCGCACTTCTACGAGGAGCTGAACATCCCCACCGACGCCGGCGGCACGGTCGGCGCTGCGCGCAAGTCGCAGGGCGCCAAGTCCCAAAGCGCCAAGTCGCAGGACGGCACCCGGATCAGCTCCGCCGACTCCAACCGGGAGCGCCCCAGCCGCAACCGTTCTCGCCGGCGCACGCGCGGCGGCGACGGAGCCACCGGACACACGGCCACCCAGTCCGACGCCCCCGCAGACGGCGACAAGCCGGCCGAGGGTGGCGACGACAGCCCGGCCCGCAAGCGCCGTCGCCGGCGTCGTCCGCGCAACGCCGCCGAGGCCCCCGCAACCGCAGGCTGA
- a CDS encoding ferritin-like fold-containing protein: MTAPQPASESPARITADHPGVNELFALLAYGEVAAFYRLTEEARMAPDLRGRINMASMAAAEMAHYEMLREALEARGVDVVPAMTRYASALENYHRLTTPSTWLEALVKTYVGDAMAADFYLEIADVLPDEVAAVVRGVLSETGHSQFVVAEVRKAVTSSGRQRSRLALWSRRLLGEAITQAQYVLAERDELVDLVLAGPGGLGQVADFFDRLQRTHADRMGELGLT; this comes from the coding sequence ATGACGGCCCCCCAGCCCGCCTCGGAATCACCGGCGCGGATCACCGCCGACCACCCCGGCGTCAACGAGTTGTTCGCGCTGCTGGCTTACGGCGAGGTCGCCGCCTTCTATCGGCTCACCGAGGAGGCCCGGATGGCTCCGGACCTGCGCGGCCGAATCAACATGGCGAGCATGGCCGCCGCCGAGATGGCCCATTACGAGATGCTGCGCGAGGCGCTGGAGGCCCGCGGTGTCGACGTCGTCCCGGCGATGACGCGGTATGCCTCGGCGCTGGAGAACTACCACCGGCTGACGACGCCGAGCACTTGGCTCGAGGCGCTGGTCAAGACATATGTCGGTGACGCGATGGCGGCGGACTTCTACCTCGAGATCGCCGACGTGCTGCCCGACGAGGTGGCCGCGGTGGTGCGCGGGGTGCTCTCCGAGACCGGGCACTCGCAGTTCGTCGTCGCCGAGGTTCGCAAGGCCGTGACCAGCAGTGGACGCCAGCGCAGCCGTCTGGCGTTGTGGTCGCGCCGACTGCTCGGGGAGGCGATCACCCAGGCCCAGTACGTGCTGGCCGAGCGTGACGAATTGGTCGACCTGGTGCTGGCCGGCCCGGGTGGCCTCGGGCAGGTCGCCGATTTCTTCGACCGGCTGCAGCGCACGCACGCCGACCGGATGGGCGAGCTCGGCCTCACCTAG